One segment of Carya illinoinensis cultivar Pawnee chromosome 13, C.illinoinensisPawnee_v1, whole genome shotgun sequence DNA contains the following:
- the LOC122292001 gene encoding arogenate dehydratase/prephenate dehydratase 2, chloroplastic isoform X1, with protein sequence MAASSIARSPVNPITRHVICRPSPSDHLSKTSVTIHGHYPKRCRHVPLVASLHGDTTRNNDRNAQALELRRVLDDFPYDVIPNDPTMLPTPLSSTQLSNSVSDGSRIRVAYQGVPGAYSESAAEKAYPNCEAVPCEQFDTAFEAVERWLVDRAVLPIENSLGGSIHRNYDLLLRHRLHIVGEVKFAVRHCLLANHGVEVEDLKRVLSHPQALSQCEDTLTKLGLVKEAVDDTAGAAKHIASYKLKDAGAVASATAAMIYGLNILAQDIQDDSDNVTRFLMLAREPIIPGIDRPFKTSIVFSLEEGPGVLFKALAVFALRQINLTKIESRPLRKQLLGASDDSNNGYPKYFDYLFYVDFEASMADEKAQNALRHLKEFATYLRVLGSYPVDTSMI encoded by the exons ATGGCGGCGTCTTCAATAGCACGATCCCCTGTAAACCCTATTACCCGCCACGTCATTTGCAGACCCTCGCCGTCCGATCACCTTTCGAAAACGAGCGTCACGATTCACGGGCATTATCCAAAACGCTGTCGTCATGTCCCCCTTGTGGCTTCTCTTCACGGGGACACCACCAGAAACAACGACAGGAACGCCCAGGCCCTCGAGTTGCGGAGGGTCCTAGATGACTTCCCGTACGACGTCATCCCCAATGACCCGACTATGCTTCCAA CGCCTTTATCTTCAACGCAATTATCTAATTCGGTATCCGATGGGTCCCGTATTCGGGTTGCTTATCAG GGAGTTCCCGGCGCGTACAGCGAATCCGCTGCTGAGAAAGCGTACCCCAATTGCGAAGCGGTGCCCTGCGAACAATTCGACACTGCTTTTGAG GCTGTTGAAAGGTGGCTTGTGGACAGAGCAGTTTTACCAATCGAAAATTCTTTAGGTGGGAGCATTCACAGAAATTATGACCTTTTACTGCGGCACAGGTTGCATATAGTAGGTGAAGTTAAATTTGCTGTTCGCCATTGCTTATTGGCTAATCATGGTGTTGAAGTTGAAGACCTGAAAAGGGTTCTTAGTCATCCCCAG GCTCTTTCTCAGTGTGAGGACACATTAACAAAGTTGGGATTGGTCAAGGAAGCAGTTGACGACACTGCTGGAGCTGCAAAG CATATTGCATCATACAAACTAAAAGATGCAGGAGCTGTGGCTAGTGCTACCGCTGCGATGATATATGGGTTGAATATACTTGCTCAAGATATTCAG gaTGATTCTGATAATGTTACTCGATTTCTAATGCTAGCAAGGGAACCCATAATTCCAGGCATTGATAGGCCATTTAAG ACAAGCATCGTTTTCTCACTAGAGGAGGGTCCTGGAGTTCTTTTCAAGGCACTTGCTGTTTTTGCTTTGCGTCAAATCAACCTTACTAAG ATTGAAAGTCGTCCCCTGCGGAAGCAGCTGTTGGGAGCATCAGATGATAGCAACAATGGGTATCCAAA ATATTTTGACTATCTTTTCTATGTGGACTTTGAAGCATCAATGGCTGATGAGAAAGCACAGAATGCCCTAAGGCATCTAAAG GAGTTTGCTACCTACTTGCGAGTGCTAGGAAGTTATCCTGTGGATACTAGTATGATATAA
- the LOC122292001 gene encoding arogenate dehydratase/prephenate dehydratase 2, chloroplastic isoform X2 codes for MAASSIARSPVNPITRHVICRPSPSDHLSKTSVTIHGHYPKRCRHVPLVASLHGDTTRNNDRNAQALELRRVLDDFPYDVIPNDPTMLPTPLSSTQLSNSVSDGSRIRVAYQGVPGAYSESAAEKAYPNCEAVPCEQFDTAFEAVERWLVDRAVLPIENSLGGSIHRNYDLLLRHRLHIVGEVKFAVRHCLLANHGVEVEDLKRVLSHPQALSQCEDTLTKLGLVKEAVDDTAGAAKHIASYKLKDAGAVASATAAMIYGLNILAQDIQDDSDNVTRFLMLAREPIIPGIDRPFKTSIVFSLEEGPGVLFKALAVFALRQINLTKIESRPLRKQLLGASDDSNNGYFDYLFYVDFEASMADEKAQNALRHLKEFATYLRVLGSYPVDTSMI; via the exons ATGGCGGCGTCTTCAATAGCACGATCCCCTGTAAACCCTATTACCCGCCACGTCATTTGCAGACCCTCGCCGTCCGATCACCTTTCGAAAACGAGCGTCACGATTCACGGGCATTATCCAAAACGCTGTCGTCATGTCCCCCTTGTGGCTTCTCTTCACGGGGACACCACCAGAAACAACGACAGGAACGCCCAGGCCCTCGAGTTGCGGAGGGTCCTAGATGACTTCCCGTACGACGTCATCCCCAATGACCCGACTATGCTTCCAA CGCCTTTATCTTCAACGCAATTATCTAATTCGGTATCCGATGGGTCCCGTATTCGGGTTGCTTATCAG GGAGTTCCCGGCGCGTACAGCGAATCCGCTGCTGAGAAAGCGTACCCCAATTGCGAAGCGGTGCCCTGCGAACAATTCGACACTGCTTTTGAG GCTGTTGAAAGGTGGCTTGTGGACAGAGCAGTTTTACCAATCGAAAATTCTTTAGGTGGGAGCATTCACAGAAATTATGACCTTTTACTGCGGCACAGGTTGCATATAGTAGGTGAAGTTAAATTTGCTGTTCGCCATTGCTTATTGGCTAATCATGGTGTTGAAGTTGAAGACCTGAAAAGGGTTCTTAGTCATCCCCAG GCTCTTTCTCAGTGTGAGGACACATTAACAAAGTTGGGATTGGTCAAGGAAGCAGTTGACGACACTGCTGGAGCTGCAAAG CATATTGCATCATACAAACTAAAAGATGCAGGAGCTGTGGCTAGTGCTACCGCTGCGATGATATATGGGTTGAATATACTTGCTCAAGATATTCAG gaTGATTCTGATAATGTTACTCGATTTCTAATGCTAGCAAGGGAACCCATAATTCCAGGCATTGATAGGCCATTTAAG ACAAGCATCGTTTTCTCACTAGAGGAGGGTCCTGGAGTTCTTTTCAAGGCACTTGCTGTTTTTGCTTTGCGTCAAATCAACCTTACTAAG ATTGAAAGTCGTCCCCTGCGGAAGCAGCTGTTGGGAGCATCAGATGATAGCAACAATGG ATATTTTGACTATCTTTTCTATGTGGACTTTGAAGCATCAATGGCTGATGAGAAAGCACAGAATGCCCTAAGGCATCTAAAG GAGTTTGCTACCTACTTGCGAGTGCTAGGAAGTTATCCTGTGGATACTAGTATGATATAA